A window from Corynebacterium accolens encodes these proteins:
- a CDS encoding IS256 family transposase: protein MARRDPADKAKIDAIEKKLLANPEIAKLIDELGTSTTDANDLVRGMLQASITRGLNAEMDAHLGYEPGDRAAKATAGTDNHRNGTYPKTVDSNYGPVNIDVPRDRNGTFVPTMMPKGSRRLTDVDDMIVSLYAGGMTIRDIQHHMATAMRVDISHETISAVTDAVLDEVMIWQNRQLDEFYPVIFLDALRIKVRDGGRVVNKSAYMAIGVDLDGIKHILGLWIAKEEGASFWAQVCANLANRGVKDVFIVCCDGLKGLPEAVEATWPNSMVQTCIVHLIRAANRWVAYGDRRAVSAALKKVYTAADEPTAKAALDEFEASELGVKYPQSVKVWQDAWDRFVPFLQFPPAARKVIYTTNSIESFNNQLRKATRNRVQFTNDESAIKTLWLMICNIEDKRAAKRAKQGKRVSATAGRLMEGARVSGWKQAINQMAVAYPDSFDKYL, encoded by the coding sequence ATGGCGAGACGAGATCCGGCTGATAAGGCCAAGATTGATGCGATTGAAAAGAAGCTGCTTGCTAACCCAGAAATCGCGAAACTGATTGATGAGCTAGGCACGTCGACAACGGATGCCAATGACCTAGTTCGGGGCATGTTGCAAGCCTCAATTACCCGGGGTTTGAATGCTGAAATGGATGCCCACCTAGGCTATGAGCCCGGCGATAGAGCAGCTAAAGCTACTGCTGGAACAGACAATCACCGCAACGGCACCTACCCGAAAACCGTGGATTCTAACTACGGGCCAGTAAACATTGATGTTCCACGAGACAGAAACGGCACGTTTGTTCCTACTATGATGCCCAAAGGCTCCAGGCGGCTGACAGATGTTGACGATATGATTGTCAGCTTATATGCCGGCGGAATGACCATTCGGGATATCCAGCACCATATGGCAACTGCGATGCGGGTTGATATCTCCCATGAGACGATCTCCGCAGTCACCGACGCCGTCCTCGACGAGGTCATGATCTGGCAAAACCGCCAGTTAGACGAGTTCTACCCCGTGATATTCCTGGATGCGTTGCGCATTAAAGTCCGCGACGGCGGCCGGGTAGTTAACAAGTCTGCGTACATGGCAATCGGGGTGGACCTCGACGGGATCAAGCATATTTTGGGATTGTGGATTGCCAAAGAAGAAGGTGCTTCCTTCTGGGCGCAGGTATGCGCCAACCTGGCCAATCGTGGGGTCAAAGACGTCTTTATCGTCTGCTGTGACGGGCTGAAAGGCCTACCAGAGGCAGTGGAGGCAACTTGGCCGAACTCTATGGTGCAAACCTGTATCGTGCACTTAATTCGTGCTGCGAATCGATGGGTGGCCTATGGGGATCGCCGCGCTGTATCAGCCGCGTTGAAAAAGGTCTACACCGCCGCAGACGAGCCCACAGCTAAGGCGGCCTTAGACGAATTCGAGGCCTCCGAGCTGGGTGTGAAGTATCCTCAGTCGGTCAAGGTCTGGCAGGACGCATGGGATAGATTCGTGCCATTTTTGCAGTTCCCACCAGCAGCCAGGAAGGTCATCTATACGACGAACTCCATTGAGTCGTTCAACAACCAGCTGCGTAAAGCTACCCGCAACAGGGTGCAGTTCACCAACGATGAATCAGCGATAAAGACGCTGTGGTTGATGATCTGCAACATCGAAGACAAACGAGCCGCAAAGAGGGCAAAGCAAGGCAAACGAGTCTCAGCGACAGCCGGCAGACTCATGGAAGGAGCCCGAGTTTCCGGCTGGAAACAAGCCATTAACCAAATGGCCGTGGCCTACCCCGACAGCTTCGACAAATACCTATAA